Proteins from one Brevibacillus humidisoli genomic window:
- a CDS encoding ABC transporter ATP-binding protein: MIQVNQLEKVFRIHQARAGLAGAFRDLFNRQYKTVKAVDGISFQVEEGEFFALIGENGAGKSTTIKMLTGILTPTAGDVVINGYVPYRQREQYVTSIGVVFGQRSQLWWDLSPTESFRLLQRVYKVEEEAGNRWLNRLIEELDLGPFIHQPVRKLSLGQRMRCEIAASLIHKPKLLFLDEPTVGLDVLVKQKIREFLRRLNETERTTILLTTHDVSDIEALCKRVLVMDQGKLIFDGLLHDLKEKWGSGTEVVFQFKQRTTPEEVRAALAQVDCELAPENEYAMAIRIPRSQEMLPFVLSTVMARFEVSDVKVKETSTEEIVRNIYSVTSEVAVHA; this comes from the coding sequence ATGATTCAAGTCAACCAGTTGGAAAAAGTGTTTCGCATTCACCAGGCGCGTGCCGGATTGGCTGGTGCCTTTCGCGATTTGTTCAACCGCCAGTACAAGACAGTGAAAGCGGTGGACGGGATTTCGTTTCAAGTGGAAGAGGGAGAATTTTTTGCGTTGATCGGTGAAAATGGAGCCGGCAAGTCGACGACGATCAAGATGCTGACCGGGATTCTGACACCGACTGCGGGTGACGTCGTGATCAACGGGTATGTTCCCTACAGGCAGCGGGAACAATACGTCACCTCGATCGGGGTCGTATTCGGACAGCGCTCACAGCTTTGGTGGGACTTGTCTCCTACCGAGTCATTTCGCCTGCTGCAGCGTGTCTACAAAGTGGAAGAGGAAGCGGGCAACCGTTGGCTGAACCGACTGATCGAGGAGTTGGATCTCGGCCCGTTTATCCACCAGCCGGTCCGTAAGTTAAGCCTGGGTCAGCGGATGCGCTGCGAAATCGCCGCTTCCCTGATTCACAAGCCAAAACTGCTGTTCCTGGATGAGCCGACTGTCGGTTTGGACGTGCTGGTCAAACAGAAGATTCGAGAATTTCTGCGTCGGTTAAATGAGACGGAGAGAACCACGATCTTGCTCACCACGCACGATGTATCCGACATCGAAGCGCTCTGCAAGCGGGTACTGGTGATGGATCAGGGCAAGTTGATATTTGACGGACTGCTCCATGATTTAAAAGAGAAGTGGGGCTCGGGAACAGAGGTCGTCTTTCAGTTTAAACAGCGGACGACACCTGAGGAGGTGCGCGCTGCACTGGCTCAGGTGGATTGTGAGCTGGCGCCGGAAAACGAGTACGCCATGGCCATCCGCATCCCTCGCAGTCAGGAGATGCTGCCATTCGTGCTGTCAACCGTCATGGCTCGCT